CCCGCTGGCTTAAAGACGCCCCCGATTGCAAGCTGTTGCTCGATTTTGACGAACTCCGCGCAACTTCGGAACTCTACAAGATTCTGCAAAAAGTCGGCAAAATCGAAAAGTACGAAGAACCCAAGCAGTACAAGATGCAGGAATGGATTGCATCGAACGTACCCGCCCACTTCGGAAAGCCGATCGAGCCCGCCGCCAGCCAGTACCTGGCCGACGCCTTGGGCACCGACACCAAGCTCGTTTGCGAAGAGTTGGAAAAGGTCCTTACCTACGACCCCGACTGTGCCAAGTTCACCTACGATCTCGTGAAGACGATGATTATGCCCCGCCGCGAAATCCCGCCTTACGAAATCCTGAATTTCTTCGGCATGCGAGACGCCGTGGGCTTTACCCGCAAGCTTCACGAATTCCTTTACAACAACAGCAGCAAGAATGCCGACGCCATCAGCCTCGTGAATGCGCTTTACAGCCATTCCATCGACCTGCTGAACTTCATGTCGCTCACCGCCAAGAAGATGAGCGCCGAAGACGCCGCCAAGGCATTAGGCAAGAACTATTTCTTGTTCTGCAAACAGGGCAACGCTGCCGAATGTTGCCGCCGCTGGGGCAAGCCGCTCCTCTGCCGCGTAATTCGCCGTCTTGCCGACCTCAACTACGAATTCAAGAGTTCGAGCTGGACTGTGACAAGTCAGGAACTTGCCCTCGCCGCATTGGTGGTGAGATAGCCCCGAACTTTGAACTAAACAATTCTCTACTATATGAAAAAAGCATCGGCATTGCCGATGCTCTTTTTTAAATGCTGTAAACTAGATTAATTCCAACCGCCTTCATCTTCTTCGATATCCGGAGCGGCCGGAGCATCAGACGATTCAGACTTAGGCTGTTCCTGAGCAGGCTGCGGCTTGGGTTCCACAATCGGAGTTTCACCTTCGCCCGGTTCAGTCGTGGTCTGAGTCTTCTTTGCAGCCGGGGCACCCTTGACATCGGGAGAGGCTTCAGAAAGTTCGACAGAGCCCACATAGTTACGAATGATACGCGGAGTCACGAAGATAATCAGGTCTCGCTTAGTGACAGCCTTACGGCTGTACTTGAAGAGGTTACCGAGCAGCGGGATATCCTTGAGGAACGGAATACCGGATTCACTTTCGGTATTTTCGTTACGGGTAAGACCACCGATCACGACCGTTTCACCGTCAGCCACCACGACCTTGGTCTTGGCTTCCTGAGTACTGATCACCACCTGGCCCTTTTCGTCGTAGCCGTAAGAGTTGTTTTCCGGGTGCAGGTCAAGCAAAATGCGGTTGTCGCCAGAAACGTGCGGAGTCACAGTCAGCTTGATACCGGTTTCCACGAGCTGCGTCGAAGATTCACCACTATCGTCAATCACGCGGATAGACACCTTGTCGCCCATGAACACCTGAGCTTCGGTATTGTCGAGAGTCGAAACCTGCGGAGAAGCGAGCACTTCGGTAGAAGCGTCACCCATGATGTTCGAAATAGCAATCTGCAAGTTGTTATCCAGCAAACTTGCGGTAATAGCAGTCGTAGCATTGCCCACTGCCGGCGAAGCACCGCCATTCGGCAAAGAATGAATTGCAGCACTGGTACGGGTATCGCCCGAGTTGCTACCCGTCGGAGTAGTAACCGTTCCCGGAGTAAGGGTCTGTGTACCCATTCTTGCGGTCCAGTCCACACCGAGTTCGCGAGCACGTTCGCTATTCACGACCACGAGCTTAGCCGTAATCATAATCTGGAGCGTTTCGACATCGAGTTCGGTCAAAGCCTTTTCCATCTGCTCAATCTTGCCATCGGTATCGTACACAATGATCGAGTTCGTGCGTTCCACCGTCGTAATACGGCCGCGGCTAGACTTCATACTTTCGAGCACCTTCACCAATTCTTCAGCCTTGGCATGGTGAACCTGGAAGTTCTTACGGACAAGCGGAGCATTCTGTTCGGCCTGGGCTTCTTCATCGGCAATCTTCTTCTGCTTTGCCTGGTAAGTCGCAGAGCGCTGAATCAAGATGTACTTGTCTTCGATGATCCAAGTCAAGTCGTTCATGCTACAAACGATGTCGAGCGTTTCTTGCCAAGTCTTCTTGGTCACCTTGAGGCTTGTCTTACCCTTGACTTCGGGAGCAAGGATAATGTCCACACCGGCAATCACGGAGACAGAGCTGAACACGGCTTCGAAGTTCATGTCGACGAAACTGAAGTCATACAATTTCTTGTTGGGGGTTTGCACCGAACCTTCGGCAGGAGCGCTCCATGCAGTAGTGAGACCCACCACCAAGAGAAGAACAGTAAGGATTTTTGTCATCTTTTTCACTTTTGACCCCCAAGTTTATCGGGAAGACCCATGGAGTAGCGACGGCTCACCCCGAATTCCTGGATCAGGAAGAGAACGTCAGTTTGTGTGATTTTAAGTACTTTACCGTTGAGAATCTTGTCGCCTTCTTTGACGGTGTACGAAATAGACGGATTCTTGGATTCAACAAGAATGGCTACCGGCACATCCGATTCCCAAATGATACCCACCAGTTCAACCTGGTCAATATTAATACCTTCTTCGACTAGGCCATCGACTTCGACGAACGGGTCGCGACGGCCAAAGGAACTGTAAGTCACGCGATCTTCATAGAGACCATCGAGCTGACTACCAATCTGCTGGGCGTTGGTCGAGAGATTTGTACCACGTTCCTTGTCAACCTGTTTCAGGCGTTCTTCCTGCACAGAAGAAAGTTCATCAAAGAATCCGACGGCGCGACGGTCGACGTAGCCGACCTTGTTGCCGGACTGCACCTTGCGATACAGGCCCTTCATGTCGAGGCTCACGAGACGGTCGCCAAACACAAGGCGCTGCATCACCTGAGAGTTTTCATTCGGGGCGGCGTAGAATTCCGTTTCGTCGGCAACCACAATCAGTTCGCGAACAACAGGACGCAGGTGGAATGTCTGCGACCCAGAAATAATCTTCTTGCTACCCTTGTCAAGATTCTTGACAAAGGCGTCGAAATTCGGCTTGTCTTCAGCAGACTTCATCCAGTCACGAATGAAGATGCCCTTGGGCTGTGCAGACCAGAACATAAAGCCATCCCTGTTGATTCCCTTCTCGGAAATCTGCAAGACGAACACGCCATCTTGCACCAAGATAGCCGGCTGCACAGAGTTCTTCAGCTGCACCTTGAGACCATTAGCGCCCCAAGTCACAGACTTAACGATAGAGCCAGCACCGATTCTAAACACGGGCGATTTCTGCGGTCCAGCAAGACCAATCGTAATGGTGTTATTCTTGTCGATGCTAGAAACATTCTGCATGACGATATTTTCGTCGGCGACAATGCGGAACTGTTCCAAGCCAGAGCCAATGAGCACCGTCATTTCTTTAAGCTTCGGAAGCAGAGCCGAAATAGCACCGCCTTCGGCAATCGCCTTGTCAATTTGCTTCTGCTGTTCAGCAAAAAGCTTTTCCTGTTCCTTGGCAGCCTTTTCGGCGGCCTTCTTTTCTTCGGCAAGGCGTTTCTTTTCTTCGAGAGCAGCCTTCTGGGCAGCCTTCTTCTCTTCGGCCAAGCGCTTCTTTTCTTCGAGGGCAGCCCTTTCGGCAGCCTTCTTATCTTCGATAGCCTGCTTTAGAGCGGCCTTCTTGTCGAGAACAGCCTGCTTTGCAGCAGCCTTTTTCTCTTCAGCCAAGCGTTTCTTTTCTTCGAGGGCGGCCTTCTTTGCAGCCTTCTTTTCTTCAAGAGCAGCCTTTTCAGCGGCCTTCTTGTCAAGAGCGGCTTGCTTATCGGCAGCCTTCTTGCGGTCAGCAAAGAGCTTCGAAAGCGTCCAGGACTTACCGCCCTTGCTCTTGAGCTTGATCAAGAAATTCGACTTGTCCAAGGCGATTTCATTCTTGTCAGAAGAAATCGAGGCGCCCACATCCATTTCAATTTTCAGGAACGGAACACCCTTGTAGGCATCCTTGAAAACTCTCATGGACTTCACGAACTTGGAGCTAGCATCGACATCGTAGCTGCCTTCGCCAAGAGCGAACGACGTTTCAGAGAAACCGACCGTCAATTTCTTAGAAGAAGCATCGTACTTCTGGAAGAATGTCGGCAAGTTCTGTGAAGACGCAAAGGCGAATACCACTTGGCAGCCCTTTGCATTGCAATCGAAACGCACATCCTTAATCTGGGCGGCGCTAGCAAATGCGGTAAAGGCAAGCAACAAAAGAAGAATTTTCATTTTCATCATTTGCCTACCTTTTTCGACGTGTACGTTGTCAGGTTGAACGTGACCGACATAGTAATCGGCGTCCAGCCGTGAGTTTCAGACTTTTCGATTTCGGCCTTGATACCCGAATAACGGTTCAAGCGAAGGTTCGTAATCGCAGTCGGGTAATTGAAGTTTGCAATTTCTGCAAACAGGTAACCCAGCATGTGGTAACCCGAATTGACCGCGATAGAATAGCGGTTTTCAATATAGTGTTCCTTTTCGGCACGGCCTTCAGGATTAAACTTCTGAATCTGCACCATGGAACTACGAATCACCGCGTAAAGGTCCTGCAAACGCAGCGGCACCTTTTCTTCTTCAGGGAACATTTCCTTCAGCTTTTCGAAATCCTTTTCGGCCTGAGCGAGTTGCATTTCGAGTTCAGCCACACGATGCTTCTTGGCGTTAATCTTGTCCAATTCAGCCTGAGCCGACTGGAGATTGCGTTCCAAGGATTCTCGCTGAGCGGTAAACGGATCCCACACATAGTTATATACCATGTGCGCGGCAACCATAATCAAAAGGCACACGACTATGGCATATACGTTTCGTTTGTCTTTAAGATCTATCTTACCCATTATCACCCTCCCCAAGGCCAAGGTCCCTATTGAGGATTACCTTGATGGTGAAATTATAGGCTTCTTTCCCGTCCTGTTTCGAGGTCGAGATGGTCACCAACGAAACTGACTGAATGCTCGCCTGTTTCTCGAGTTTCACCATGTATTCGGCGACTTCCGAGAAGTCATAAGTGACGCCACGCATTTCAAGATCGAATTCACCCATCTGGTTAATGCTTGTGATCCACATGTTAGGAGGAAGCACCGACGAGATATTTTCGAACAAAATAACCCAGCGTTTCTTGCTGACCTGGATAGACTTGAGCGCGTTGATCTTCGTATTGATCACGCCCTGTTTCTGTTCGAGGTCGCTAATCTTGGAAAGCAACGGACGTTCGCGCTCCACTTCTTCTTGAACACGCGACAGTTCTTGGCTCAATCCGTTAATGGTTTCAGTAACGTAACCTTGCAACATGACCACAGCTACAATTGCAACAAGCAGTGCAACTGTAGGCCAAATGATGCGACGGTCAGTTACCCATGTAAAGTCTTTCTGCTTCTTGCGGTATTCCGGAGGAAGCAGGTTAATGGAAATGGCCAAGGCATTTCTTGTGGGTTCTTTTTTCGTAGACGCCATTAGAATTTCCTCATAGCCAAGCCCAACGCAGGGGCGTAAATATTAGACAAGGCAATAGAGAGTCCGCCTTCGCCAAACACCTTGGAATCACAGGGCACGAGCCTGAACGGGTTCACCGTATCAGTTTCAATGCCAGCGTGTTCCGAGATAAATTCCCTCAGACCAGGGGCGGCGGCTCCACCTCCACCCAACAAGATTTTGTCGAGCGGTTTAGAATCTTCAGAAGACGAGAAGTAGCGGATACCGATATCGATCTGCGCCATCAGGTCCTCGTATGCCAGTCGGAGCGCGGCTTCGACTTCTGCTTCAGAGAAACCGTCCACTACGGACAAGTCTCCCTTGCTTAAAATTTCATGACATTTTTCAGAATCAATACCCAAGTTCATGCAGGTCTTGCTGATGACCATATCAAGCGAACCACCGGCCATGGCACGCATGGAGTGGAACTGGCCATCTTGAACAAAGGCAACACTCATCTTCTTTTCGCCGATATTGAAAATTGCAACTGTCTTGTCTTTTTCGGAGTCTTCCACCGTTGCAATGTAAGCATTTAGCAAGCCAAAAATATCGACATCCAGCGCCGACAGTTTGAGCCCGCGGCGATTAAAAAACTGCGCCCAGGAGTCCAAAAGCGCGCTCTTTGCGGCCACCACGTTCACTTTAACGTCGTCACCTTCACGAGAAAAGATTTCATAGTCGATCACGTTGTCCTGGTCATCGAAGGGAGGACGGGACTGGGCGGTCTGAAGAATAATAGCGGCTTCGTTACCGTTTTTCGGAACTTTGACAGAGACTCGGTCCACCAGCACACCACCGGCGCCAGCTCCACAGTTTACCGAGGCGACAATATCGCAGGAATCGTCGATCGGGTGACGAATCAGAAGCTTCGCCATTGCTTCGGCGAGCAGTTCGGCACCATCTTTTTCGCGTTTGCCGTCCTTATCGGTCGGCGCGTCCCCTTCGCGAACCTGGATTTCACCGTTTACGATGCAGCCATCCGGCACTCGTTCCAAGTCGGCATCCAAAACAATCTTGTTTCCGCTCGTGCCATGCAAAACTTTTACGTACTTGATGCTGTAATGACCAACATCAATACCGACGGTTTCGCGTAAGCCACGGATTTTAGAAATCAATCCTAAAGCCAAAGTTAACTCCGATTGTAAAACATTTCCTTACTAATTCTACCTTTAAAATGGCCGAATGTCAAGCGAAAAATTCATCTAAGTCATTGAAAATGAACTACTTAGACCTGTTTTACCCACTTTTTTGACTCTTTTTTGGATTTACTTAGTTCAAAAAGGTACTGAAGCACCCTTTCCTGGGTCCAACCGAACTTACCACGGAAAGAGGCTGTAAGGCAATAATAGTTGGGGAAATCCTTGTTTTTCTGCCCCAAATTGCGCAAAATCTCAATTTCCACGTCTTCGTCACCGAAGCTCGGGAGCTCAAACTGGATACGCATGTGCTGTCCCGGATAGCACTCCTTGGGCAGTCCAATCATGATACCGCCAGCAGAAAGATCGAGCAAAGTCCCATACAGGGTTTCGCCGTTTTCGAATATGGCAGTCACAGGGAACGCAACCTGTTCACGAACCCAGCGACGCAGCTGGCGCTTATCCAGATCCGCAGAATGATGTAAAACAAAATTTGCAGAATCGTCTAAACGGCGGATTTGAAGCGTGGTCGAATAAATGGCATCGTCCGGGCGAGTCCAGCGGATGCGGATGTCTCGTCCGACAAAAGACTTGGCAGGGCCGTCACTGCCATCGTAAGTGATAGCCCATTCCTTTTCGGTACGCCAGACAATCTCGGACCTCTTGATCAAGGTCCCGTTTTCCGGAAACAAGTCAATTCGGTCACCCACATTAAATTGTCTTGTCGAATAAATTTCAGACAAAGGATTAGACGCCGTAAAATTCATCTTGTTGCGCAAGCGCTCTACAGCTTCCACGGTCTCATCGCGCACATCAAACACGTTTCGAACATCGTAGAACGTAGTAACAGCCTGTTCAAAAAGACCCGACGAATTCAGGATGGCATCCTTATTTTCAAAGGACGACATTCTGATTATTTTGTCCAAAGTCCTTTTTTCTTTGTCAGAAAAACCGAATGCAGCGACCTTGACATCAAAAACCTGGGTTCCAAACATTTCTTCGTGTTCACGACGACGATTAATGCAATGAACTTCCCACAGTGCAAACAAAGCAAAGAATAAGAAAATGATTAACGCCGCCCACACCAAATAAAGCGGGTCGGGCGGGAACTTAGGCGGCCATTCAGGCAACCATCCAGATAACCATTCCATTATTCCGTGCATCTAAGATCCTTAGAGTTTTGTCCACACTCCGCTAACGAAGGTAGCCAAAATCGAAGACGGAAGAGTCTTGCCAAGCAACGGAGAATTGCTCACGTGGCCGGCGAAATCCTTCTTGGAAACTTCGTGCGGCTTGTTCGGATCGAGAATCACGATGTTCGTCATCTTTTGAGTATTCGCATCAAAAGCCGACTTCGCGCCAACCAGCTTTGCAGGGGCAAGCGACAGGAGTTCAATCGCACGAGCCTCGCCCACTCTAGAGCTCAGTTCCTTCCAAATGGCCGGAAGAGCAATTTCAAGAGAGAGTGCACCCGGCACAGAATCTTCAAAGTTCACTTCGGTATCCTGTCCAAGCACCGGCGTGT
This portion of the uncultured Fibrobacter sp. genome encodes:
- the holA gene encoding DNA polymerase III subunit delta, encoding MILALIGKDQFSKDKQVDKFLTDALGDRKNDPLSKQVVYATDTNIPSVAGLIMESCGAVSMFAPEQAVVVRNADAMKADESKALARWLKDAPDCKLLLDFDELRATSELYKILQKVGKIEKYEEPKQYKMQEWIASNVPAHFGKPIEPAASQYLADALGTDTKLVCEELEKVLTYDPDCAKFTYDLVKTMIMPRREIPPYEILNFFGMRDAVGFTRKLHEFLYNNSSKNADAISLVNALYSHSIDLLNFMSLTAKKMSAEDAAKALGKNYFLFCKQGNAAECCRRWGKPLLCRVIRRLADLNYEFKSSSWTVTSQELALAALVVR
- a CDS encoding secretin N-terminal domain-containing protein codes for the protein MTKILTVLLLVVGLTTAWSAPAEGSVQTPNKKLYDFSFVDMNFEAVFSSVSVIAGVDIILAPEVKGKTSLKVTKKTWQETLDIVCSMNDLTWIIEDKYILIQRSATYQAKQKKIADEEAQAEQNAPLVRKNFQVHHAKAEELVKVLESMKSSRGRITTVERTNSIIVYDTDGKIEQMEKALTELDVETLQIMITAKLVVVNSERARELGVDWTARMGTQTLTPGTVTTPTGSNSGDTRTSAAIHSLPNGGASPAVGNATTAITASLLDNNLQIAISNIMGDASTEVLASPQVSTLDNTEAQVFMGDKVSIRVIDDSGESSTQLVETGIKLTVTPHVSGDNRILLDLHPENNSYGYDEKGQVVISTQEAKTKVVVADGETVVIGGLTRNENTESESGIPFLKDIPLLGNLFKYSRKAVTKRDLIIFVTPRIIRNYVGSVELSEASPDVKGAPAAKKTQTTTEPGEGETPIVEPKPQPAQEQPKSESSDAPAAPDIEEDEGGWN
- a CDS encoding type 4a pilus biogenesis protein PilO produces the protein MGKIDLKDKRNVYAIVVCLLIMVAAHMVYNYVWDPFTAQRESLERNLQSAQAELDKINAKKHRVAELEMQLAQAEKDFEKLKEMFPEEEKVPLRLQDLYAVIRSSMVQIQKFNPEGRAEKEHYIENRYSIAVNSGYHMLGYLFAEIANFNYPTAITNLRLNRYSGIKAEIEKSETHGWTPITMSVTFNLTTYTSKKVGK
- a CDS encoding PilN domain-containing protein; this encodes MASTKKEPTRNALAISINLLPPEYRKKQKDFTWVTDRRIIWPTVALLVAIVAVVMLQGYVTETINGLSQELSRVQEEVERERPLLSKISDLEQKQGVINTKINALKSIQVSKKRWVILFENISSVLPPNMWITSINQMGEFDLEMRGVTYDFSEVAEYMVKLEKQASIQSVSLVTISTSKQDGKEAYNFTIKVILNRDLGLGEGDNG
- the pilM gene encoding pilus assembly protein PilM is translated as MALGLISKIRGLRETVGIDVGHYSIKYVKVLHGTSGNKIVLDADLERVPDGCIVNGEIQVREGDAPTDKDGKREKDGAELLAEAMAKLLIRHPIDDSCDIVASVNCGAGAGGVLVDRVSVKVPKNGNEAAIILQTAQSRPPFDDQDNVIDYEIFSREGDDVKVNVVAAKSALLDSWAQFFNRRGLKLSALDVDIFGLLNAYIATVEDSEKDKTVAIFNIGEKKMSVAFVQDGQFHSMRAMAGGSLDMVISKTCMNLGIDSEKCHEILSKGDLSVVDGFSEAEVEAALRLAYEDLMAQIDIGIRYFSSSEDSKPLDKILLGGGGAAAPGLREFISEHAGIETDTVNPFRLVPCDSKVFGEGGLSIALSNIYAPALGLAMRKF
- a CDS encoding PilZ domain-containing protein, translated to MEWLSGWLPEWPPKFPPDPLYLVWAALIIFLFFALFALWEVHCINRRREHEEMFGTQVFDVKVAAFGFSDKEKRTLDKIIRMSSFENKDAILNSSGLFEQAVTTFYDVRNVFDVRDETVEAVERLRNKMNFTASNPLSEIYSTRQFNVGDRIDLFPENGTLIKRSEIVWRTEKEWAITYDGSDGPAKSFVGRDIRIRWTRPDDAIYSTTLQIRRLDDSANFVLHHSADLDKRQLRRWVREQVAFPVTAIFENGETLYGTLLDLSAGGIMIGLPKECYPGQHMRIQFELPSFGDEDVEIEILRNLGQKNKDFPNYYCLTASFRGKFGWTQERVLQYLFELSKSKKESKKWVKQV